CGACTGCATCCTCGTCTCGAACTGGCTTATCAAACTGCAAATGTAATCGGCATTTTGAAAAAAGCCGCTGCCATCCTGGAACCTCATGGACTGGTTATGGTACTGGAGCCGTTAAATCCTTTAAGAGATCACCCGGGACAGTTTCTCACCAAAACTTCACAGGCCTACGAGATTTGCAAAGCAGTAGACAGTCCAAGCTGTAAAATCCTATATGATGTGTATCATCAGCAGATCACTGAGGGTAATCTCATACCCAATTTGGATTATGCCTGGGAGGAAATAGCTTATATACAGGTAGGTGATAACCCTGGAAGAAATGAACCCACCACCGGAGAAATTAATTACCCAAATGTATTCGAATTTATCCATTCCAAGGGATATGACGGCATTATTGGAATGGAACACGGCAATTCAATGCCCGGTAAAGAGGGTGAACAGGCTGTCATAGATGCCTACCGTGAATGTGACCCTTCTCTTTAGCCACGGATTTACACGGATTTAACTAAAATCCGCATAAATCCGTGGCCCTAAATATATTAGTGGAGATCTGTGGCCAAAGATTACTCGAGCTCTTTAATTTTAATGTTACGGAAATTTACTCGGTCGCCGTGGTCTTGTAAACCGATATATCCTTCACGGGCATCTCCAAATTCCGGGTGACTGGCAAACTTGCTGTTGCGGATCATTTCATACCACTCATTGGTCCAAAGCTCATATTCTAAAACTTTTTCACCATTCTGCCAGTGCTCTATCTGTGCGCCTTCAGCTACGATTTGTACGCTGTTCCATTCTCCAAAGGGTTTGGCATTCTGTGGTTTGGCCGGAATTAGATCATATAATGAACCGGCCTTTCTGTTTCCATTTTCACCCATTTCTGCATCCGGGTGATTTTCGTTGTCGAGGACCTGCATCTCAGGTGCTGACCAGTAAATTGGTTGAGTAGGCTGCTCCATGGCCCGGTAAAAGATACCGCTATTGCCCGACTCCTGAACTCTCCACTCCAGTTTTAGAATAAAATTACCGAACTTTTGATCCGTGATGATATCTCCTCCACCCGATTCTGAAAGTACCGTAATCATCCCGTCTTCTACTTCCCAGCCTTTCTCGGGAAAGCTATCCCCGTTATAGCTTCGCCAGCCGTCGGTTGAAGTTCCATCGAAAAGAAGTTGCCAGCCGTCGGCTTTTTCCTGTTCGGTAAGGGTGTTTTGAGCGTTAGACATACAGTTGGTAAGTGTAAGAATTAGAAGTAATGAGAGAATTGCACGTAAGTGAATCATCATCAAAATATTTAAGGTTTAGTCATTATTGAAAATAATTATTACACAGAGTTTCGCAGAGGTGTACAGAGCTACACAAAGGTTATCCGGATCTATAAGATTAACTCTTCTTGTCTGCTAATCCGATATGTTCCATTGCTTCGTGCGAGCAGCCTTCCCAGGCGTACGGTTGATTACCCATATAGCCGATATCTTCTATACCCATTTTACTCGACCAGAAACCGGAGGCAACCAGATCTCTAAATCGGTTAAAGAAGCTAACCCCCTGCTGCATCTCGGGTTTTGCATCATCAGGATAGGCAATCTCGTCCAGCATCGCTACTTTCTCCTCTTCGGTGCAGTCGGTGAAGGTGTTATCAAACTTTTTCTGGCACTGAATATCCAGCCAGTTCAAACCGCCCCGAATCGGGGTTTGGTATGACGGACGATCTAACATGGTAAAATCAATGAACTCAGGTACGCCGGCCTCCTCTGCATTCCCTGAACGCTCATCGGTGGGAATAATCATGTTTGCCAGCTGTCGCACTGTCTCAAATTCATGATCCGTGAAAAACTGCTTCTCCCACTTTTCCAGATCCTCCTCGGAAATATGCTTCCAGAATTTATCCTGGGTCGATTTTAGGGGTGGTGTTTCACAACCGGTCATAACAAATCCCGCAGCCAGGGTACCCAGTGAAAGTGTTCGTAAAGCTTCTCTTCTATCCATTATTAAAACATTAAATATGTAATGAGTAATAAGTAAGTAAGCTAATTAAAATAATTAGGTCTAAAGTATTACTTATCACTCATTACTCGTTACTCATTCAGTTAAAGATTTCCTTTCTTCATCTCTTCCGCAATATATTCCGATCCCCTCATTGAGAGTGCCAGAATAGTCCAGGTGGTATTTTTATGAGGCTGGGATACAAAAGATCCTCCATCCAATACAAAGAGATTATCTACATCGTGTGCTTGACAATGCTTATTCAGAACCGAGGTATTAGGATCGTCACCCATACGGGTTGTACCTACCTCATGAATAATCTGTCCGGGATTGGATATGCCATACCCGTCTTCCTTACCGGGCATATCCCAAAGTGCGTGTCCCCCCATTTCATCAATGATGGACCGGAAGGTGTTCTGCATATGGCGCACCTGGTTGTATTCCTGTTCGCTCCAGTTGTAGTTGAATCTCAGAACGGGAATACCCCACTCATCAACTACATTAGGATCAATTTCACAGTAGTTGTCTTCATATCCGATGCTTTCACCGCGCCCGGATAGCCCGACAATAGAACCGTAATATTTTCGGTAGTCTTCTTTAAGGCTCTTTCCATATCCGCCACTGCGTTTGGGTCCGTTGCGGAACATGTCATTATAATTCTGTATGCCTCCCATAAAACCGTAACTGGGCATGCCGCGGCCTCCCCACAGTTCTACATGGTAACCTCGGGCAAAATCGAGCTTGGAATTGTCTTCCCACCATGGAATGTAGAGGTGCATGCCTCCTACTCCGTCTTCATTATGAGCTGGCATGTCCATCAGCTTCGGTATTAATCCCGCCACCGAGGTGCCGGTAGTATCCATCAGGTACTTACCCACCGTCCCGCTGGAATTTGCGAGCCCGGCAGGAAAATCGGTGGACTTAGAGTTCAGAAGCAGACGAGCCGACTCGCAGGCACTGGCAGCCAATACTACTACTTTGGCCCGTACCTTATACTCTTTTCTGTCTTTTTTATTGACGTAGGAAACGCCCCTCGCTTTTCCATCACTATAGGTAACTTCCCGAACCATGGCATTGTTGATGATCTCCAGGTTGCCGGTTTCCAGGGCCGGTGGCAGTAATACTGAGGGTGTGGAAAAGTTGGAATGCGTGGCACAGCTGCGGTTGCACTGGCCGCAATAGTGACAGGCAGCACGCCCGTTATGAGGCTTGGTAATAATTGACAAGCGACTGGGAATCACGGGAATACCCATATTGTCGCAAGAATCCTTGATTAGATGTTCGTAACAGCGCGGCTCCGGCGGGGGTAGATAAATACCCCCCGGTTCGTTAGGAATCCCTTCATTGGTTCCGAAAACGCCAATCAGCCGGTCAATACGGTCATAATAAGGGCTTATCTCTTCGTAAGTAATGGGCCAGTCTTCTCCCATTCCGTCAATACTTTTGACGCGAAAATCATCGGGACCGAAACGGAGGGAAATCCGTCCCCAGTGGTTTGTTCGACCGCCCAACATTCTACCGCGAAACCAGTCAAATTTGGTTCCTTCCGTAGTTGTATAGGGTTCGCCTTCAATATCCCATCCACCGAAACAGGCATCAAATTCACCAAAAGGCTGCTCCCGCGTGCTACCACCTCTTCTTGGAGATTCGTACGGCCAGGTAAACATGGCAAAATCTTCTGAATCGAACCAGCCACCCGCTTCGAGCATAACCACATCGGCTCCGGCTTGTGTCAATTCATGCGCTGCCATACCGCCGCCAGCTCCTGAACCGACAATACAGACATCGTATTCCTTCGTACTTTCTTTTATCTGCATATACTATCCTGTTATTTGGTTATTTCCTGCCCGACCATCGTCAGTAGATTCTTTGTTTTCATGATGCCCTCACGCTCCGAAAGCTCATTACCCTCATATTCAACACCAATGTAACCGGTGAAGCCGGCATTTTTTACAATATTCAGCATCCTAGTGTAATCTATACTCTTTTCATAACCATCCTCATTAAAGGCATACGACTTGGCGCTCACTCCTTTTGCATAAGGCATCATCTCTTTCACACCTTTATATCTGTCATATACATTTCCTTCAGAGATTGTGAAATTTGAAGTACCAAAGTCAGGTAACGTGCCACAGTTTTCCATACTAACCTGTTCCATTACACCCGCGAGCCATTTCCCATCCGACGAATAGCCTCCGTGATTTTCGACAATAATACCCACCCCATAATCACTTGCAAATTCCGAAAGCCAACTGAGACCGTCAACCGCCGCATCCATGGTCTCTTCACGGGTCCCTTCCCCATAAGCATTCACTCTAATAGAGTGACAACCCAGGTGCTCTGCTGCCTCTACCCACTTAAAGTGATTTTTAACAGCCTCATTTCGCTTTTTATCATCTAATACGGCCAGCCCACCTTCACCGTCAACCATGATGAGTACCTGGTTAACATCCAGATCCCGGCAGCGGTTGTTCATTTCATTGAGATAGGATTTGTCTTGCACTTTATCCGCGAAAAACCGGTTGACATACTCTACGGCGTCGATGCCGAAATCATTTTTGGCGGTTGCAGGGAAGTCCAGGTGGGTCAGCTTGCCTGCAAACAGTTCTTTATGAAGGCTCCACTGGGCCAGTGAGATATCGAAAAAGAGATCATTCCCCATATTACTACTGTTTGCTTTTGCCATTCCCGGTAATAAAAGAGAGCCTGCTGACAGGTATCCGAGTTGCTTTAAAAATTCTTTCCTGTTGCTTCCCATGGTAATCCCGTTCATTTAGTGAGTGTTGATATGAAGTGATGTAAATAGTGAGCCATCCCGTTGCAAGCATTTCCTACACATCACCAAGAATTAAGGCATTTTACTTTTCTATGTCTAGTTTTTTCATAAATTAGGTGCAACTTTTTTGCTATAGGGCCGCAATTTTTTTTGATTGGAGTAAAATTATCGGGATTAACCAATTAACCATAATCAATAAGGTATTCAGATGAACAAACTAATACAGGCAAAACTTAGCACCATGATGTTCCTCGAATTTTTTATTTGGGGTGCATGGTATACTGCGGTAGCGGTATATATGACTGCCAATGGAATGGAAGATCTCACTCACTGGCCGTTTACAGTGAATCCAATAGCTGCTATTGCAGCACCCTTTTTTGTGGGACTAATTGCCGATCGTTATTTTGCCACTGAAAAAGTACTAGGGACCCTCCATATTCTGGGCGCTGCCTTTATGTTTTTGACACCTTTTGCATCTGATGCCCCTCTCTTGTTTATTCTTCTACTCTTGGCTTACAATCTATGCTATATGCCAACCATGAGTCTTGCAAATACTCTTGCATTTCACAATATGGAGGACCAGGAAAAACAATTTCCCATCATCCGTGTATTTGGAACCGTGGGATGGATCGTTGCCGGTCTGACTGTAAGTTTCGTTCTTGGTGCTTTTGTCGCAGAAGGCTTGCAGCCGGAACAAACGGCTATGCCTCTCTATTTGGCATCGGGTGCTAGTTTGCTGTTGGGACTCTTCAGTTTCTCCCTCCCACATACCCCACCGCCTGCGGCAGGTGAAAGTGTATCCGTAAAAAGCATCATCGGTGTGGATGCACTGAAACAACTGGGTAGTAAATCATTTTATATTTTCCTGGCCAGTTCACTGCTTATATCCATACCGCTGGCAGCATACTACAACTTCACACAAATTTTCCTGGGTGCAACCGGTTTTGAAAATATTGCCGCCACGCAAACCATCGGTCAAATGTCGGAAGTAATCTTCATGCTGCTCATGCCTTTCTTCTTTGTGAGGCTAGGAGTAAAATGGATGCTTGCTGCAGGTATGCTTGCATGGGTAGCACGATATGCCCTCTTTGCCATGGGAGCCCCCGATGAAATAACATGGATGATTATCGGCGGAATCGCACTCCACGGGATCTGCTATGATTTCTTCTTTGTTACCGGACAAATTTATGTCGACAAGAAATCTACCCCTACCGTACGTGGTCAGGCACAGGGCCTTATCGTATTAATAACCTATGGGGTAGGCATGCTTATCGGAGCCCAAGTTGCCGGACAAGTTTACAATAGCTTTCTTGGAACTGCCGAAGCATTGACTCTTAGCCAGTGGTACGATTTCTGGTGGATACCGGCCATCTTTGCAGCAGTAATATTGTTATTCTTTGTGCTAACTTTTGATGACAAGGTTATCGAAGACCAGGAAGATGTGGATGCCAGCGATTTCACGGTATAATTCCCTACTTAGGTGTAGTACACTTCCAATGTGTGCTACACCTTTTATTATCTGAATCCCTTGCTTCCGGTGCTTTGCTCCGGAAGCAAATCTATTAACTCATGCTTACCAACTTTCACCCGCAGCAGAGCGGCTGATTGAGTAACAATTGTCACTCCAGGTTTAGGAAACTTGAGAAGTTTCCTAAACCTGAATGATACCTACTTCTTAATCCGAAAAGCTTTGATCCCGGCATTATTCCTGGCCACCAGGATAACCTGTCCATATTTAGGGCTGTTAATACGTTGGATACTGCGAATCTCTCCATCTACTGAAAATCCGGATCGTGTACTAGGTATCTCATGTATCTCTTTACCATCAACGCCGAATACGGAACCATAACCGGCATCATAACGTCCCACCTCGGGTTTGGCAGCATACAGGTTTCCGCCTGTAAGAATTTCCTTGCTACCATCACCTGTAATATCCAAAGTCAGGAAATCATATAGCGGGGTAAGTTGTGCCTCCATAGGCAAATTCTGTAACGTGAAAGTACCACTCCCGTCATTCCATCCAACCACGCTCTCTAGCCTGTTGGCTGTGAATTTCTGGCTCTGATCCAGCTGTTCAGACGTAAAGATATCGCTGATCGTCTGACCCGCGTAAGAGTTGTAGTCAGGATACTTGCTTTCAAGCTCCGGGAGCATTTCCAGCAAATCGTGCCGAAGGGCCATGGGATACCGCTTGCCATCTTTATAAGTGGAAATGACCTGCTCTATACTTCCATTACCGTCAAAATCATTGATCCACATTTCAACAGGTTGGTCATTAGTAGCTTCAAACCTGGAATTCTTGCCGTGATTTCCAGCCAGAATATCCAGATCACCGTCCCCGTCGAGGTCATTGAGTCTAACTGAATTCCACCATCCAACATCATTCTCTATACCGGTAGATGATTCCATTTTAGTAAGTTGGCCATCCCCAGAGTT
This is a stretch of genomic DNA from Halalkalibaculum roseum. It encodes these proteins:
- a CDS encoding sugar phosphate isomerase/epimerase family protein, whose amino-acid sequence is MNGITMGSNRKEFLKQLGYLSAGSLLLPGMAKANSSNMGNDLFFDISLAQWSLHKELFAGKLTHLDFPATAKNDFGIDAVEYVNRFFADKVQDKSYLNEMNNRCRDLDVNQVLIMVDGEGGLAVLDDKKRNEAVKNHFKWVEAAEHLGCHSIRVNAYGEGTREETMDAAVDGLSWLSEFASDYGVGIIVENHGGYSSDGKWLAGVMEQVSMENCGTLPDFGTSNFTISEGNVYDRYKGVKEMMPYAKGVSAKSYAFNEDGYEKSIDYTRMLNIVKNAGFTGYIGVEYEGNELSEREGIMKTKNLLTMVGQEITK
- a CDS encoding 3-keto-disaccharide hydrolase, translating into MSNAQNTLTEQEKADGWQLLFDGTSTDGWRSYNGDSFPEKGWEVEDGMITVLSESGGGDIITDQKFGNFILKLEWRVQESGNSGIFYRAMEQPTQPIYWSAPEMQVLDNENHPDAEMGENGNRKAGSLYDLIPAKPQNAKPFGEWNSVQIVAEGAQIEHWQNGEKVLEYELWTNEWYEMIRNSKFASHPEFGDAREGYIGLQDHGDRVNFRNIKIKELE
- a CDS encoding MFS transporter, giving the protein MNKLIQAKLSTMMFLEFFIWGAWYTAVAVYMTANGMEDLTHWPFTVNPIAAIAAPFFVGLIADRYFATEKVLGTLHILGAAFMFLTPFASDAPLLFILLLLAYNLCYMPTMSLANTLAFHNMEDQEKQFPIIRVFGTVGWIVAGLTVSFVLGAFVAEGLQPEQTAMPLYLASGASLLLGLFSFSLPHTPPPAAGESVSVKSIIGVDALKQLGSKSFYIFLASSLLISIPLAAYYNFTQIFLGATGFENIAATQTIGQMSEVIFMLLMPFFFVRLGVKWMLAAGMLAWVARYALFAMGAPDEITWMIIGGIALHGICYDFFFVTGQIYVDKKSTPTVRGQAQGLIVLITYGVGMLIGAQVAGQVYNSFLGTAEALTLSQWYDFWWIPAIFAAVILLFFVLTFDDKVIEDQEDVDASDFTV
- a CDS encoding gluconate 2-dehydrogenase subunit 3 family protein, whose product is MDRREALRTLSLGTLAAGFVMTGCETPPLKSTQDKFWKHISEEDLEKWEKQFFTDHEFETVRQLANMIIPTDERSGNAEEAGVPEFIDFTMLDRPSYQTPIRGGLNWLDIQCQKKFDNTFTDCTEEEKVAMLDEIAYPDDAKPEMQQGVSFFNRFRDLVASGFWSSKMGIEDIGYMGNQPYAWEGCSHEAMEHIGLADKKS
- a CDS encoding GMC family oxidoreductase, with translation MQIKESTKEYDVCIVGSGAGGGMAAHELTQAGADVVMLEAGGWFDSEDFAMFTWPYESPRRGGSTREQPFGEFDACFGGWDIEGEPYTTTEGTKFDWFRGRMLGGRTNHWGRISLRFGPDDFRVKSIDGMGEDWPITYEEISPYYDRIDRLIGVFGTNEGIPNEPGGIYLPPPEPRCYEHLIKDSCDNMGIPVIPSRLSIITKPHNGRAACHYCGQCNRSCATHSNFSTPSVLLPPALETGNLEIINNAMVREVTYSDGKARGVSYVNKKDRKEYKVRAKVVVLAASACESARLLLNSKSTDFPAGLANSSGTVGKYLMDTTGTSVAGLIPKLMDMPAHNEDGVGGMHLYIPWWEDNSKLDFARGYHVELWGGRGMPSYGFMGGIQNYNDMFRNGPKRSGGYGKSLKEDYRKYYGSIVGLSGRGESIGYEDNYCEIDPNVVDEWGIPVLRFNYNWSEQEYNQVRHMQNTFRSIIDEMGGHALWDMPGKEDGYGISNPGQIIHEVGTTRMGDDPNTSVLNKHCQAHDVDNLFVLDGGSFVSQPHKNTTWTILALSMRGSEYIAEEMKKGNL
- a CDS encoding hydroxypyruvate isomerase family protein, whose translation is MNRKHFLKSLLATGAFASLGGMRAIATPGNRSMHSADTFTLNYAPHFGMFGNLGGSDFLDQLRFMHDAGFRSLEDNEMRNRPVEQQKRIAAEMSRLNMAMGVFVAHTIGWSEPNLTTDDSAAHDKFLEEIEQSVAIADRVNATWMTVVPGRLHPRLELAYQTANVIGILKKAAAILEPHGLVMVLEPLNPLRDHPGQFLTKTSQAYEICKAVDSPSCKILYDVYHQQITEGNLIPNLDYAWEEIAYIQVGDNPGRNEPTTGEINYPNVFEFIHSKGYDGIIGMEHGNSMPGKEGEQAVIDAYRECDPSL